The Desulfoscipio gibsoniae DSM 7213 genome contains a region encoding:
- a CDS encoding zf-HC2 domain-containing protein, whose protein sequence is MCYKEGILQAYLDSELDSEQACEITRHLEQCAGCRGALAELQSNDFFAKSCMERYLAGVQETYSTIKDTRSSRNCFSTRLRYNISKLFERGLNAMKLYKKIVVTAAMAAVLFTAFSIPAVRSMAGELLTVFRMEKVQTVNISTEDIKQIERAFNEGAGNVNIDNFGQVEVVGKQEAVPVTFAQAADAVDFTVKLPQPDGYEEPQLQKITSSTAHLTLDVANINSLLQAMGSTKLLPESLDGQTFTMHMPTAILANYRSGDDMLTVTQVRSPEMKAPSGVDVLAIKDALLNVPALPDNLRNQLLAINDWQHTILIPNMDGTSRDVIVNGTQGVFVDGNARPDKSMAMSFLVWQNNGVVYTLSGTNLDEASALAIAGQMK, encoded by the coding sequence ATGTGCTATAAAGAAGGCATCCTTCAAGCCTATTTGGATAGCGAGCTAGACAGTGAGCAGGCGTGTGAAATAACCCGACATTTGGAGCAATGTGCCGGCTGCCGGGGAGCATTAGCGGAATTGCAGTCAAACGATTTTTTTGCCAAATCGTGTATGGAGCGGTATTTGGCCGGGGTACAAGAAACTTATTCCACCATAAAAGACACGCGGTCCAGTAGGAATTGCTTTTCAACCAGGCTCCGGTACAATATATCTAAACTATTTGAAAGGGGATTAAATGCCATGAAACTTTATAAAAAAATAGTTGTTACCGCGGCGATGGCTGCGGTACTGTTCACTGCCTTTAGTATCCCGGCTGTGCGCAGTATGGCCGGTGAACTTTTAACCGTGTTTAGAATGGAAAAAGTACAGACTGTTAACATAAGTACAGAGGATATCAAGCAGATAGAAAGAGCATTTAATGAAGGGGCAGGTAATGTAAACATTGATAACTTTGGCCAAGTTGAAGTGGTCGGTAAACAAGAAGCAGTGCCTGTAACTTTTGCCCAGGCGGCGGATGCTGTGGACTTCACCGTCAAGCTGCCCCAACCGGATGGTTACGAGGAGCCCCAGCTGCAAAAGATAACGAGCAGTACTGCGCACCTAACCCTTGACGTAGCTAATATAAACAGCCTGCTGCAGGCTATGGGAAGCACCAAATTATTACCGGAAAGCCTTGACGGGCAAACCTTTACCATGCATATGCCCACTGCCATATTGGCCAATTACCGTTCGGGCGATGATATGTTGACGGTAACCCAGGTCAGGAGTCCCGAAATGAAAGCCCCGTCCGGGGTGGATGTGCTGGCTATTAAAGATGCCCTTTTAAATGTACCTGCTCTGCCGGATAATTTACGTAATCAGCTACTGGCGATTAATGACTGGCAGCATACCATACTTATTCCTAATATGGACGGTACGTCCAGAGATGTTATTGTTAACGGAACGCAGGGTGTTTTTGTTGATGGCAATGCTCGGCCGGATAAATCTATGGCAATGAGCTTTTTAGTCTGGCAAAATAACGGCGTGGTATATACTCTATCGGGTACCAACCTGGATGAAGCATCTGCGCTCGCCATTGCGGGGCAAATGAAATAA
- a CDS encoding RNA polymerase sigma factor SigX, with the protein MSQVFYQETYNRYYPAVCRQLTFMLGSRAVAEEITQETFLRLYCTPPRQYENIGGWLSKVAANLAYNYLRSEKSRLRREEKIKGHGFTVVSSEESALQNEESSMVRHALQSLPERDRLCLLMKHSGFSYEEIAEAIGVKKSSVGTIIARAQAKFKRVYLAQKGCDA; encoded by the coding sequence ATGTCCCAAGTGTTTTACCAGGAAACATATAACCGCTATTATCCGGCTGTTTGCCGCCAGCTTACCTTCATGCTGGGCAGCCGGGCGGTGGCAGAGGAAATCACCCAGGAGACCTTCCTGAGACTATACTGTACACCGCCCCGGCAATATGAAAATATCGGGGGGTGGCTTTCCAAAGTGGCAGCCAATTTGGCATATAATTACCTGCGCAGTGAAAAAAGCCGCCTGCGCAGGGAAGAGAAAATCAAAGGCCATGGATTCACAGTGGTTTCCAGCGAGGAGTCAGCCCTCCAAAATGAAGAATCAAGCATGGTCCGCCATGCATTACAGAGCTTGCCTGAACGGGACAGATTGTGCTTATTAATGAAGCATTCCGGTTTTAGTTACGAGGAAATTGCAGAAGCCATCGGGGTAAAAAAATCATCGGTGGGTACCATCATAGCCCGGGCCCAGGCCAAGTTCAAAAGGGTTTATCTGGCACAGAAAGGATGTGACGCTTAA
- the rimI gene encoding ribosomal protein S18-alanine N-acetyltransferase, with protein sequence MDKETAGRENVTFEQMQIKHLDQIMQIENLSFPTPWTKNAFEYELRENDFAHYIVALAGGRIVAGYAGMWVVLDEAHVTNIAVHRDQRGHGLGIALMLELFKRAIMLGVQRMTLEVRPSNAPARALYAHLGFKEQGLRKNYYSDTKEDAIIMWKNDLTQIP encoded by the coding sequence ATGGATAAGGAAACAGCAGGCCGGGAAAATGTGACCTTTGAGCAAATGCAGATAAAACACCTGGATCAGATAATGCAAATTGAAAACCTATCCTTTCCAACGCCCTGGACTAAGAATGCTTTCGAATATGAGCTGCGTGAAAATGATTTTGCGCATTATATCGTCGCTCTGGCAGGTGGCCGTATAGTGGCCGGTTATGCGGGTATGTGGGTGGTTTTAGATGAAGCCCATGTTACTAATATTGCTGTGCACAGAGATCAACGGGGGCACGGGCTGGGCATAGCCTTAATGCTGGAATTGTTCAAAAGGGCCATTATGCTGGGGGTGCAGCGCATGACATTGGAAGTGCGCCCCTCCAATGCACCAGCCCGGGCACTATATGCCCACCTGGGTTTTAAGGAACAGGGGCTAAGGAAAAATTACTATTCAGATACCAAGGAAGATGCCATCATCATGTGGAAGAACGACTTAACCCAAATACCGTAA
- the tsaB gene encoding tRNA (adenosine(37)-N6)-threonylcarbamoyltransferase complex dimerization subunit type 1 TsaB, whose amino-acid sequence MFVLGIEAATPVAAVAVTTEEKILAERMVNNRRTHSVNLLPMVRDVLTDAGINKVQLTGIAVSSGPGSFTGLRIGMSTARTLAQVLRLPLADVPTLDALAYPLSGHAGLVCPILNARKNEVYAALYRSTGTCQQCLVPARATGIPELLELLKGYREQVTFIGDGVAEYAGILKAQMGERARLAPACASFPRGAAVAELGLQQLQTGATRDPLTLLPHYVRESEAEIKWRERCRNNG is encoded by the coding sequence ATGTTCGTACTGGGCATTGAAGCGGCTACCCCGGTGGCTGCTGTGGCGGTGACTACAGAAGAAAAAATATTGGCTGAGCGTATGGTGAACAACCGCCGTACCCATTCGGTAAATCTGTTGCCCATGGTGAGGGATGTATTAACTGATGCAGGTATTAATAAGGTGCAGCTGACGGGCATAGCTGTTTCCTCTGGTCCGGGATCCTTTACCGGACTGCGCATTGGTATGAGCACTGCCCGCACACTGGCCCAGGTATTGCGCTTGCCCCTGGCTGATGTACCTACTTTAGATGCGCTGGCCTACCCGCTAAGCGGTCATGCCGGATTGGTCTGCCCCATACTTAATGCCCGGAAAAATGAAGTCTATGCAGCCCTGTACCGCAGCACCGGCACCTGTCAACAATGCCTGGTGCCCGCCCGGGCCACGGGGATACCGGAACTGTTGGAACTACTTAAAGGCTACAGGGAACAAGTCACATTTATAGGTGATGGAGTGGCTGAATATGCCGGCATATTAAAGGCCCAAATGGGTGAGCGCGCTCGCCTGGCCCCGGCCTGCGCATCTTTTCCCAGGGGCGCGGCGGTGGCGGAACTGGGATTACAGCAACTGCAGACAGGTGCGACCCGGGATCCCCTTACATTGCTGCCCCATTATGTGCGGGAATCGGAGGCTGAGATAAAATGGCGGGAAAGGTGTCGGAATAATGGATAA
- the tsaE gene encoding tRNA (adenosine(37)-N6)-threonylcarbamoyltransferase complex ATPase subunit type 1 TsaE codes for MVNFETQSAGETGSLGATLGGLLQAGDVITLNGDLGAGKTCFATGVARGLGITERITSPTFTLINEYDGELPLYHLDVYRLANPEELEDLGYEEYFYGPGITMIEWAEQVKQYLPAQRLDIFIKKHSDDDNRRALQFIPRGIRYNKLVEELLQHVRTGH; via the coding sequence TTGGTAAATTTCGAAACACAGTCAGCCGGGGAAACTGGTAGTTTGGGTGCAACATTGGGTGGCCTGCTGCAAGCGGGGGATGTTATAACACTAAATGGGGATTTGGGAGCCGGTAAAACCTGTTTTGCTACTGGTGTAGCCAGGGGTCTGGGTATTACCGAGCGGATCACCAGCCCTACCTTTACACTGATTAACGAATATGACGGTGAACTGCCGTTATATCACCTGGATGTTTACCGGCTGGCAAACCCTGAGGAACTGGAGGATCTGGGGTATGAGGAGTACTTTTACGGCCCCGGAATAACTATGATTGAGTGGGCCGAACAAGTAAAGCAATATTTACCCGCTCAGCGGTTAGATATATTTATTAAAAAACATTCAGATGATGATAATCGCAGAGCATTACAGTTCATACCCCGGGGTATTCGATATAATAAACTGGTGGAGGAGTTATTGCAGCATGTTCGTACTGGGCATTGA
- a CDS encoding response regulator, whose translation MGSNCMDILVVDDQPGVRYLLDIVIKEVGHRVHTAQNGLEAVEKVRAIRPNLVFMDVRMPLMGGLEALGKIKKMFPDTQVVIMTAYGSDDTINQAQKQGALCCMAKPFDVESLKKFLEEFTLLEIENSRCRTKIV comes from the coding sequence TGGTTGATGATCAGCCAGGAGTTCGTTACTTGTTGGATATTGTAATTAAGGAGGTCGGCCACCGGGTACATACGGCCCAAAACGGCCTTGAAGCAGTGGAGAAGGTGCGTGCCATAAGGCCGAATCTGGTTTTTATGGATGTGCGTATGCCTCTGATGGGTGGTCTGGAGGCTTTGGGTAAAATAAAAAAAATGTTTCCTGATACCCAGGTGGTAATTATGACCGCATACGGCTCTGACGATACTATCAACCAGGCCCAAAAACAAGGTGCGCTCTGCTGCATGGCCAAACCCTTCGATGTTGAAAGTTTAAAAAAATTTTTGGAGGAGTTTACTCTCCTGGAAATAGAAAATAGCAGGTGTCGTACAAAAATTGTTTAA